The genomic DNA AGGGGTGGACGAGCGCGTGAGAGTAGGACGAGCAATGTCCAGATATGTATCGTGGCGTCGTAATAGTGATGCATTTTTATGCATGGTGTAATAATCGGAGTAGCTGACAGTTCGGAATTTGTAATTGCGACGGCGCACGCCATCGGGCCGATGAAAACTCTTCCAGATAACTGGCCGGTTATCGTAATCTGCTGAAATTTACTCCACCATAAATAACCCGCGCCGTTGGCCACTCCCGCCCCTCTCCCCGCAATTCTTTCTCGCAAAATGGCTCCCATCGCCCTCACCTCCAGCGCCACCTCTCCCCCCGGCCTCCCCGCCAAAAAGGCCGCCCTCGCCGCCGCAGACGTCGACGCCGGCCTCAACCTCGACGCCGACGGCGCTTCCACTCCTTACTCGGCCACCTCCACTGCTGTCTCAGTGGGCGAAAACAACAAGGATTCCAAGCCtgcctctccttcagcGCTTGCAAAGGCCCTTGTCGActcttccattccttcctccgtTCCGCTCCCTACCGACGATGGCTACTACACCAACTTGAtcgcctcttctcttcctgtTGCCGCTACCAAGCCTGGTACCGCCGTCTTTGCCTCCGCCATCGATGGTCTTGAGGCTCTGGCCGTCAAGCACTCCGAGTCTGTTTGGGTTTACGACGATGCCGAGCTCGTTGGTTTCGGATCTAGACTTGGCGGGttgggcaagaagaaggttcaCGAGTTGCAGACCCGTGAGGGTGCCGGTCTCGAACTTGCCGGTTATGCCAGCAAGACTCAAGGCAAGTTCACTGTCTTTGCCAGCATTAAGACTCTTCAGTACCTCCTCCCTAGCCTCGAGGCTATTGAGGGCGACGTGATCATCAACCTCGCGACTACTTCTACCACCGACGATCTCGAGTTTGCCGACGCCCTCTACGCCCCTGGTACCGTCAAGGCTCTTACCTCTCTTCCTGAGGGTTGGGAGGTCGTATTCTCTTCCGGCGAGCGAATCGTCGACAACGCTTCCAAGCTTTACGGTGCCGAGCCCAAAAAGGTTGTCCACGTTGTTGAGAGCACTTTTACCGGCCGTGAGACtacctccttcaccttcccgGCTCCTCAATCTGCCGCTATCGACGACTTGACCGTCCACAATGGGTCTGCTTCCGAACTTTACGTCGCTCCTGCCGGTTACCTCGCGTCCTCTATCGCCGCCGCTCTTCCGGCCTCGGCCGGTTTGGTCGAGCTCAACACTTTGAGCCCCTCTCCTGAGGCCCTCTACGCCGCTCTTACTTCCAACGACCGCAAGACTGTCCACGTTGTCGGTGCTTCCAAGGTCGACGCCGAGGCTCTCAAGGCTATCGTTCTTGCTTCCGTCTACGCCGCTTCTGGTTCCAGCAAGGTCGCGTTGCCTCTCGTCAAGTCCCTTGTTGCCACTTCTGTCGAGTCCATATCTGCTCTCGCTCAGTCTACCACTGCCACGCCTGGCAAAGTCGTCTCCTTCTACACCGCTCctgcttctcctcttcctcagctCCTTGcgcacctcttcctctcctctccttctctctctacCCACATCGCTCAGTTTGGCTCAGCTTCCGCCCGTGGTGTCAAGTCcgttctttctcttgcACCTGCTGGTACTTCTCGCGCTGCCCTCAGCGTTGAGGAGCCCACGGACGTCACTTGGATCTCTGACCCCAACGTCTTGAAGTCTGCCGATGTCTTCTCTGTCGCCAAGGAGGGTTCCATTGtcgtcctcgcccttcCATGGtccgaggaggagattcCCGTCAAGTTTACGCGTTCCGAGATCCAGACTATCAAGTCCAAGAACCTCcgcatcttctctctctacctctcttcttcccctaCCACGCCCATTCAAGAGCAAGtcgctttcctccttctctacACTGGTGCCCAGAAGCTCGCCCCTGGTGTCTGGAAGGTCCTCGATGCTTTCCACAACCACCAGCTCGTTCGCGACGACGTCGAGATCGCTCAGGCCGCGCTCAACGAGATCGATGCCAAGGAATGGGAGGTACCCGAGCTTGAGGAGGGCAAGACTGAAAAGGTGAAGAGCAAGTGGGAATGGGATGCTTTGCCTGGTTTGGCCGGTGTGGTCGCCGCCAACGATGAGCAAAATTCGTCTGTCGGTCCTTGGGAGCTCGCTGCGCGACACTTGTTCTTCCGAGAGGCTTTCGCCGTGCCCGAGGCTACAACCACCGATGCTTCCCAAGGTCTTCCTGGCATCAACGCTCTCCGACCTTCCATGTCTGAAGAGACCTTCCTCGTTACCGTCTCCGAGAACCGTCGACTCACTCCTGCCACTTATGACCGAAACGTCTTCCACCTCGAGCTCGACACTGCCGGTACCGGCCTCAAGTACGAGATTGGTGAAGCTATCGGTATTCACGGTTGGAACGATACGAAGGAGGTGCGCGAGTTTTGCGAGTGGTACGGCCTCGATCCCGACGCGGTCGTCACTTTCCCCTCTCCTACGAGGCAAGGTACTCTTGAGACGCGAACcgtcttccagctcttgCAGCAGAACATTGATCTCTTTGGCCGACCGGGCAAAGCGTTTTACGCTGCGCTCAGCAAGATTGCCACCACCAAGGCCGAAGCTATGCGACTCAAGTTCATCTCTGCTCCTGAAGGTGCCGAGTTGTTCAAGCGATTGGCTGAGGACATCACCGTCACTTTTGCCGATGTTTTGAAAATGTTCAAGAGTGCGAGACCTGGTAtcgaagagcttgttggTTTGATTCCCGAGATCAAGCCGAGGCACTACTCTATCGCGAGCAGTCAAAAGGCGGTTGGAGACAAGGTTGAGTTGTTGATTGTGACTGTCGATTGGATCAACTCCAAGGGTGGGTCAATTCGTCCATCTAATAGTGTCTTTGTACTGacgctttttttttaataGGCTCCCCTCGATTCGGTCAATGTACTAGGTACTTGGCTGCTCTCAAGCCCGGAGACAAGGTTACCGTGTCAATCAAGCCATCCGTCATGAAGCTTCCTCCTGACAACAAGCAGCCCATCATCATGGCCGGTCTCGGTACAGGGTACGTCACgtcaaaaaaaaaattgtgTTTATTGTATGTGGCTGACCAagttctttctttttttcaccTCTTTAGTGC from Cryptococcus neoformans var. neoformans JEC21 chromosome 7 sequence includes the following:
- a CDS encoding sulfite reductase (NADPH), putative, yielding MAPIALTSSATSPPGLPAKKAALAAADVDAGLNLDADGASTPYSATSTAVSVGENNKDSKPASPSALAKALVDSSIPSSVPLPTDDGYYTNLIASSLPVAATKPGTAVFASAIDGLEALAVKHSESVWVYDDAELVGFGSRLGGLGKKKVHELQTREGAGLELAGYASKTQGKFTVFASIKTLQYLLPSLEAIEGDVIINLATTSTTDDLEFADALYAPGTVKALTSLPEGWEVVFSSGERIVDNASKLYGAEPKKVVHVVESTFTGRETTSFTFPAPQSAAIDDLTVHNGSASELYVAPAGYLASSIAAALPASAGLVELNTLSPSPEALYAALTSNDRKTVHVVGASKVDAEALKAIVLASVYAASGSSKVALPLVKSLVATSVESISALAQSTTATPGKVVSFYTAPASPLPQLLAHLFLSSPSLSTHIAQFGSASARGVKSVLSLAPAGTSRAALSVEEPTDVTWISDPNVLKSADVFSVAKEGSIVVLALPWSEEEIPVKFTRSEIQTIKSKNLRIFSLYLSSSPTTPIQEQVAFLLLYTGAQKLAPGVWKVLDAFHNHQLVRDDVEIAQAALNEIDAKEWEVPELEEGKTEKVKSKWEWDALPGLAGVVAANDEQNSSVGPWELAARHLFFREAFAVPEATTTDASQGLPGINALRPSMSEETFLVTVSENRRLTPATYDRNVFHLELDTAGTGLKYEIGEAIGIHGWNDTKEVREFCEWYGLDPDAVVTFPSPTRQGTLETRTVFQLLQQNIDLFGRPGKAFYAALSKIATTKAEAMRLKFISAPEGAELFKRLAEDITVTFADVLKMFKSARPGIEELVGLIPEIKPRHYSIASSQKAVGDKVELLIVTVDWINSKGSPRFGQCTRYLAALKPGDKVTVSIKPSVMKLPPDNKQPIIMAGLGTGAAPFRAFMQHRAWQRSQGIEVGPLIYYFGSRYRSQEYLYGEDIEAYIASGIISHAGLAFSRDSDSKTYIQHKMSQDKSMLARLLKGKGSDAAYFYLCGPTWPVPDVYEALVGSLTREGGMERKEAEEYLEELKEEERYVLEVY